GTCTGCTGGGCATGTGACATCCTTTTTGGCCAGCCCTGAGTGGTGGGAAGAGAAGCGCTTGTCAGTGGACCCCAGGAAAGGGATTGCTCTGGCAGCAGCCCCACTCTCAGCCCTTTCTCCTTCAGGCACCGGGCATCTTGAGGAGCATCTACCAGTGGCTCGTGTCCAACACAGAACAGTCTGCCCAGCACCGCCTGGACAAGAGCCTTCTGGAACTGGCCGAGGAGCACCCCCACGACGTGGTGGTGACTCTGCTGCGCTGCTCCCCAGCGTGCGACAGGTATGGGGCCCGCCTGCCCTGATGGCTCGGGGCCCGTCAGCCTTTCGAGCCCATCCAGTGCCAGCTGCCAGGCAGATGGCAGTTTTCAGGGTGCTCTGCAGGGGCCGAGCTCTGCATCGCCCCATTTCCCAGCCCTGGCACGTCAGCCCCAGAGCCTGCCACCAcaatccctccctgccccacagggCCCGCCAGGGGCTGCctgtgaggggcagggggcagaggtAGGACTGGCAGCCAGCCTGGGCCCCTCCACGGGTGCCCAGGTCTTGGTGCTGTGGCCAAGGCCCCCCTGACCCAGCTCTCtggccctgcagagctgccgtGACCATGTGGAGGGTGATGGTCGTCTCATCCCGGACTAAAAAGAAGGTGATGACAGAGCTGTGCCACGTGCTGAAGGACTGGCCCTTTCACAGGACGTCCACCTCTGACGGGGACAACACGGATGTCTTCGCCCTGGCCGTGAGTTTCTGAACAAGCCCTCTCTCCCCCCAGGGGCTGCATCTCGGGGCAGCTATCCCTCCTCCCCTGTCACTACGTCTCCCTGCCTCAGGCGGTGGGCTGCAAACCTGGCTTAGGGCATTTTAGGGGACAGGCCAGGGCCAAGgcacagcccagcaggctgcaggggctgggacgGAGAGCCCAGGCTGGTGGCAGGCCGCAGGAGGCTcagccagggcacactgccacCGCCCCAGGGAGGCTGCCTGTGGCTCAGCTCCGGATGGGAGCCAGGCCGGGTGCTCTGCCTGCATCTCCTGCGGCCCACGTCTGCACCTGAGCCTCGGCCTCCCACACTGGGGCCGTGCCACGGGGCTGGCTCAGCAGTGAGTGCCATCTCTGGGTCTTTTCTGCAGGCAACCAGGGTGCTGTGGGAGCTCCTTCGGCCAGCCAACTACCCAATGGAGCAGGAGATGAGCTTCTCTCTACCCCTGATGGTGTTGCTCTTCCAAATCTTCGCAAGCGCGCAGCAGACACCAGAAGAGGTGGAGACCTTCTTCAgggaatgccagcaggaggagggcatTGCCACCAGCCCTAGCAGGTGCTTCGTCCCCCTCCTCCCATCCTTCCCATGGTCCTGGAGCCTGGGCCAGGGATCCGGGTGTGACCtgggctgtgctctgcctgcaggtTCGCACTGCTGACTctgaaagcactgctctgccGTGTTGGGTATGATATGCTGGTGCTTGAATTGGGAAAGAGGAATATCTGGGAGATGCTACTCCACGCTGAGAGCCACCACTGGGCAGTGGGTCTGCTGGCCAGGTGAGGGCACTGAGGGACACCGGCAGAGCCCGGGGCGCGTGAATTGCCCGTGGGCACCAATGAGGTCTCCTCAGAAGGGGCAGGAAGCCCATGGTGCACCCGAGGTGCACGCTGCTGTGGGGCGCTGGCTTCCTCCCTGCAAGGAGAGGTGGGGAAAGACCAGGCCTCCGGGAGCATGAAatgctggtggctgctggaaCAGAGCCAGGAGCACTTCACCCGTCCTGCTCAGGACTTCTGCTCAGGACTCCTGCTCAGGACTCACCCTGCCTTCTTCCCTCTGCCAGGGCGATGAAATACGTCTCAAGAACAGAGCGCCGACGGATTGTGCTGTATCTGGAAACGTGGCTCAACAACAACGAGCCACGCTGGAAGGTCCCCGCCATGGCCTTCCTGGTCGAGGTGAGCCCGATGGCAAGCGGTGCCGGCCTGAGCTGCCTCTCGCCACTCCACCCTCTGGTGGCCACAGCTGTGGGGAGAGGCTGGCCggtggagctggggcagggcttcATCCCTTGGGGCTCATCCCCTTGGCACACACTGCCAGAGTGACACTTGTCTGCGGTTTCTCGTGCTTCCCGTGAGCGAGGTCTCTGCTGGCCAATTCCAGCCTTGACTGAGGCGTGTTTTTCAGATGCTGGACTGTGAGGACCTCAAAATGGAGTGTCTTCGAGTCATGCAGCTCTTCCCAAGATACCTGAGGAGTGAGTGCACGGCGATGCGTCAGCTGGTGCTCAAGGGCCTCAAAACGCTCAGCAGAAGACCCTATGTGGTAAGCAGGGTTCAGCCGGCTGAACACACCCCATTGGTGGTGTGGCTCTGGGCCAGGGATGCTGGCTAACACCGTTGCTTGGACTTGGCTGGGCACCGAGTGCTGTGGGAGCTGCTCCCAACTCTTGTGCCTCCCCATGCGCCTGCCCAAGTCCTTTGGGGCAGGACCGTGGCTTCTGGGCACTGTGGGCTCTGACAGCCTGAGAGTGTTTGCCAGCACAGCCCAACACGGTGTTGTTGCTCCCCACAGGCGAAAAAAATGGAGTTCCTGGTGCCAGAGATCATGGGGATACTGCCAGAGTTGGAAGGGGACGTGGCTGGAAATGCACTGTTTGTGCTCAAAAACATGTTCAAGGAGATGACCATCAGCAAGGCCAGCTCCACcgctctgcagctggcagagaggCTGCCAGCGTTCTTTGACAGTGTAAGGCTGAGGGCACAGGGCCCAGCGGGGGTCTCTGAGGGCCTGTGCCTTTCCTGATGGATGTTGGGTGCTGTCAGGAAGCATTGTGCCCTGTGAATTTTCACACCCTTGCCCAGGTGGGCCTggagcagctggtgctgaggTCTTCACTTCTTCCTTCCCACCAGGAATCCAGCTCCACGCAGCTGCAATCCATCCACTTCTTCAGAGCTGTGATGAGCCACCTTTTtgcagcaaggaagaaaaagcagctgaagaaaCACGTGCGCCAGAGCGTGATCCCGCTGTTCTTCCACTTGCACGACGAGAACCAGCAAGTGGCCGAGGTTGGTTTCTCTGCCCAGCGTGGGCATTTGGGGAGGGCGATGCTGACACCCCGGGGTGGGACTGAGCACCCTCAGGAGGGACGGAGCCGTGGGCTCTGCTGccatccctgctccctgcatccagccccagctccctcggGCACTACACCACGGAGCAGACGCCTGCTCCCTGTGGTCAGCCTGCCCCACACAGTGCCCTGGGCCGTGCAGAGGcgtgcagcccctgcagcctcgccaaggggctggggacacaggtcccctgagagctgggggtgccACTTCAAagtctctgctgctcttcaggccgCAGAGGAAACCCTTCTCGATGCTGCCAAATTCCTGCAGAGGACACAGCTCGTGGACCTGCTGGAGGGAAAGCAAACATGGAGACTCGGCAAGTGCCTGGTAAGGACAGCTCTGAAGGCCCCGACCCAGACTGGACAAGCCCACAGCGCCCCAGGGCATGGGGCAGGCAGCTGTCCGAGGGGAAGGCTCTGCACCAGCCCCATGCCCTTGCGCTCTCTCTTGTGCAGCTGGAGGACAACAGCCTGGATGAGCACCTGCGCCAGAGCCTGCCATACC
The sequence above is drawn from the Anas platyrhynchos isolate ZD024472 breed Pekin duck chromosome 7, IASCAAS_PekinDuck_T2T, whole genome shotgun sequence genome and encodes:
- the LOC113844178 gene encoding maestro heat-like repeat-containing protein family member 7 is translated as MGWQEGAEGRGRWQRVTGPFVSCHDAGCVQATALCDLRDRNAAGSLVSPLFLEDEAGQVGKEWSCKESLQSHPIPAARVFGASWKRFPSLWWEPLRPDLSSMAGRDPSMPKLAWTEEEEAKVNASPAQQPYELTEVQVLQAGWDQTEQEQQQHQEQEAIAVELDKRVLHSVIPPHHAPGILRSIYQWLVSNTEQSAQHRLDKSLLELAEEHPHDVVVTLLRCSPACDRAAVTMWRVMVVSSRTKKKVMTELCHVLKDWPFHRTSTSDGDNTDVFALAATRVLWELLRPANYPMEQEMSFSLPLMVLLFQIFASAQQTPEEVETFFRECQQEEGIATSPSRFALLTLKALLCRVGYDMLVLELGKRNIWEMLLHAESHHWAVGLLARAMKYVSRTERRRIVLYLETWLNNNEPRWKVPAMAFLVEMLDCEDLKMECLRVMQLFPRYLRSECTAMRQLVLKGLKTLSRRPYVAKKMEFLVPEIMGILPELEGDVAGNALFVLKNMFKEMTISKASSTALQLAERLPAFFDSESSSTQLQSIHFFRAVMSHLFAARKKKQLKKHVRQSVIPLFFHLHDENQQVAEAAEETLLDAAKFLQRTQLVDLLEGKQTWRLGKCLLEDNSLDEHLRQSLPYLQSPQEPLRLEAVRFIGLIARRVRDWHEEELPIIYEGK